The Citrus sinensis cultivar Valencia sweet orange chromosome 4, DVS_A1.0, whole genome shotgun sequence DNA segment aattaattttgtcaCTTTCCTTTTGGAAGTTAATGACTACTGAGAATTTTTCTCTCTTGCTTTGATTTTGAGGAGGACAGGACGTTCAATCGGCAAACGAAGCACAAATAATTGGGGAGCACTAATTTTGATGGAAAATTGTGACCCATCATGTGCTGCACATTCAACTTTTGACGTTTTTACTCTTGTGTTTCACGTTCAACTTTGACTTGGGACTTATTTAGGTTGCAATTTTCTAACGTGAGTGGTGGACAGTTACTGTAAAGTATTCAATAAACATTGGTAATTGGAATTTTATTCCAagcttatataataaaaaaatgttatgttatttttataattttaataaaattattgttcaaaaatcataattattcCTTACagtcaacttttatttcatacttTTCATATATATTCCGTACGGTGAACTTTGGGTTCACACTTTATTTTCGTCTACGGCACCAAACAAGGCTTTGTTAGATTCAACAGTTGCACTAATTGTTTAGTAGCGAAACTCGTGCATCAACGTGTAAGTTTGTGAAACGTGCTTTTGAATGGTAAAGGATAATATATTCGACTTTTAGGATTAAAGTTCGATCTTGAAAGCAGCTTTAGATCCTCTTTTAAAGTAGGCCTTATCCTAATAGATCCTATAAATCCTTTGAAACaccatttaaattataattaattgatttgtctttcaaatttgaaacttCACAGTTTGCCTAACCATGGCGTAGGTAGCAAGCAAGAATATCAATCAAGAATCTACTGCTCAgataagataatataaaacaaaaaatagtcTAAAGCAAATACTTGCCTAGTTCTAGTAACCACTATAAATTAAGGGGATAATATTTCTTTACGCATTACATAAATGaatgaaaacaataatcagaatttgttatatttttgaaCTCACCGAAGAACCAGCgttattgttttgttatttcttttctttctgcACTAAAGGACCTTCACGGAGAATGGGCGGGATGCCAAACATAGACTTGACACACATTCAGGAGCGTCTGTTGGTTTCACTAGCTTTCAGCAAGCAAAATAAATAGCTCTTCGTCAGTAATTGCTCCCATCTCCATTGCCCTTTCTAGCGAACTTAGCCCTCCACCATCCTTAATTGATGGACGTGCACCTCTGTACAGAATACAAGTCAGATTtagagttaaaaataaataaataaataacatgcaAAGAAAGATTTAGAATGAAGAATGCAGTTagttgattgattgatttgatTACAGGAGATAGGAAAAATGGGAAGCTTTTACCTTCTAAGTAGGAACTTTGCGAAAGTGTAATTCTTTGAGGAGATGCAATGGTGCAAGGGAGTCCTTCCATGGAAGTCACGCATATTTATATCAGCACCAAATTGTATCAGAAGTTCAAGCATCACAAGGTTGCCACACTGACATGCAAGGTGCAATAATGAACCACCTTGAAGACAATTCCCAGGATCATTGGAATCCTTGATTCTCTGACAACCAGCTGGACcattattttcttcctttttcacTTTGTGAAAATCAATTTCTGAGTATTGTGTATTATCAACATGGTGATACGAATCAACACCAACCACATCATCAAAGGTGGTATTGATGATATTTGCATCCGATGTCACAATAAGGTGGTATACTTCTTGCAAATTCTGGGTTTTAACTGCTTCCCAAATGCTTGTGGTGCGAGACTTAGCGTCAGATGTATCTCTAATGACTAGCAATTTCTCCACATACTGGGTCAGGACAACAAAAAAGGTTTGAATTTCAGGTTACAACTAATAcagtgaaattaatatttaccttGTAGCAGGATGACAATTTGACAAGAAAAAGcattaaaatttcacttttgtatttattatgatCGGTGAGGTGGATTCTTGGGCCaatttttgtaattcattTGGTTTGTTTCCCACTAAAAAGTCCTGGACATACTATGGCCAGATAATAAAACCAGTGAGCCAAGCAGTGGTTTTACAGAACAGCAGTTCATTCCCTATCTATTGGTTGCACATGGATGTAGAAACATAAATTGAATATCTGATAATGTGGCAAATTCTACTACTTAAATCTACAAACTACAAGAATCCTTTGTAATAGCAAATAGAAAGACTCGAAAATCTAATTATCAATGCATTCAGAAGACTCAATCAGAAGGAGATAGCATCCAACACAGAATTGATAGAAACAATATGACCACAGAAAAAACAATTGCCTATGGAAACCACTGATTGCTTAAAGCTCACATGCCTTCAAGATTCCAGAAGAAATTTCAGTACTAATGTCAAGTGTAACATAAATCCCAcaaaactaaaatggatgaaaagaaaaaacctatATACCTTCGCATGAATGTATTGCTCCTTGTAATGAAAAACATCTTTGGAGCAAGGTTTCCTAACTGATGGAATGGTAGTATTTGATTTGTCCACTCTGCACAGGATTACAATCAAGTGGAATTATGAAGCAAAAGCATCATAAgattacataaaatttaacattcaCAACTCTGTTTGCAAGTAAACATGCTTAAGACAAATTTAATAACAGAAGTTCCATATTGTATCCaactaaaaatattcttaCTCTCGATCCTTGAGCAGAAGCAATCCCTCCCATATGGAGTTGCAATATGCATTACCCAAAGAACCAAATAGATCCAAGATTGTAGATTCCCAGACCTTGACGTCCAACGTAAGAGATCTCACCTGCAATGTATACAATTGAGGCTCCGACAATGGAATGGTTATCATGATATGATAAAAATAGATGTGTAAATGAGGATCAACACAGATTTTTTGCGAAGAAGACACCatactttcttctttttccttttttttccataaaaaaactagaaattttaataaaatgaagagaattagaaagaagtaaaaagcataatgaaaaagattaaaacaaGTTAACAACaggagaaaggaaaaaaggaaaaaaggagaaaagaaaaaaagaaaagctatGATAATCATCAAACAACAGCTTACTCaattttcttgaataaaaaacaaaaaaaatcttaaatttattggaaacAGATGCCGATAGAATTGATCTTATAAGACTACAACTAGAAGGTTGCAATTAACCAATCAAGTGAAAATTAGAGCAATAGTTTACATCATGGAAGGTGTCAGCACTGAAGCACCACACATGACAATCTTAGCTGTATCTAGAAAAATCTTCAGGTAGAAACTTTGTATTAGCTACTAAACTAGTCATCTGCATGCAGAGCTTCTTGATTCTGTTAACAATTCAAACACTTGCAGAACTAAATTCTCACGAGCTTTAAGCGCtccactttttaaaattttcacaccTTTGATATATGAACGCCAAGATTCCGGTGAACACCAGAGCATTCAATGCACAGCAATATGCCAAGATTAAGTGATGCCCAATCGGGATCAGGAGCACTACACTCTGCACAAAGATCATTTCCAGGAATTTGCCTAAGGATTGCAGAAACACTATCAGATTTATTGGCTTTCACTTCATCCTCTAGACTGCAATGACTACTAAGTGATGGAACATCACGAGTACTGAAGGGATCATTTCCGTCAATATGTTTTGCACTAGGACGTAACTGCAAAGATGCAAATAATTCTTATGAGCAAGAGTTTCAACTCTTGTATTCGCAATTTAATGTTGttcaaaagaaaacagaaagcgagagagagagagagagagagaagtatTGGAGGGATTCAACCTGTTGCAACAAGTCAGAATTCAAAAGAGATGCAATAACACCAGTTATCTTGCTGGTCCAGTCCATCCTGTCTGCTTCTGTTTCAGCCTAAAAAAATAGCAGCCTAAAAGTTGGCATAATGATTCATAAAATGCCTCAGacattttgcaattttttcaaggggaaaaaaatgtttaacaTAGAAAATAGAATATATTTCTTTATCCATATGTAAAACcaccaagtccaagtttctgAGGAACAATGCTCAACTCTTGGTTGAAAGAGACCATTAttttgcaataaaataaaaaagaatattgaaattaGAGCCCATCATATGTGAAGGTTCAGCTTTGTACCAACATATCACCAAGTTTTTATACCAACATAAACTTGAAGCATCAGCcagaattttaaatcaaatccaCTAGAACAATAGTCAAAGCCAATCCAAATGTTTCCAAATTGTTAGGCCAATTTCCTCACATTTCTAAAGGTCTTCAATTTTGGGCTTTCAGGAATGGACAAGGTTAAATGCTCAATGTTTGGAGGTTACATGCTTTACTACAGAAGTCTGTGCTGTTCGGCCTAGAGACAGAATTAGATTGTCCAATCTCAAGTAGTTCAAATTAGAGTTTTGCCAAGTTCTTTTAACCATGGCGTAAGCAGACTCAACGATACAGCAGCATAATTGAATGTCCCAAACCCAGCCAAATAAATCACCTGCAATGTGAAAGTTTTCACAGGAGAAATTATCCTGAAGCAGAGTCGTAGATCTGTATCCTCTGCATCCATTTTTATTGCTGAAGTACGAAGATCAACAGTACGGCAATTCAGGCTGTCTTCATTGAATGAAGATGACCTATAGTGCCTTGAACGGAATCTACTAAATACGCCACCATTGTGATCAGCTGAACCAGCATAATGATGGTGAGAACCCTAGGAAAGAAGAGATAAGAAATTAGTTCATCATGATTATTCActgaaaatatcaatatacaAATGAGGAggggagaagaagaaagaaatgaaatagtcAGACAAATACACATCGGAACAAACATTGGcatagaataaaaatgttgCATTTATCTCCAAACTAGATATCCATTATTAATGTATCTTCTTATTAAGGGTATGTCTTCAGTTCTACACAACCCTCAAAACAAGGTGACACATAAAATATTCCAATGCAGTACAAGAAAAGCTCCTTCCTACCAATGTATGCTAGAAGTCAGCTAGGAGAGACATGCCAGGCCTTAAGGAATAATTGAAGCCATgcccaataaaaatagaatcAACATAGATGATCTCAGTCAAGGGAGGTTCTCTAGTGAGTTATGTATAGGAAGAATGAAGAGTCAGCTGACGATATCTTCCTCCACTATTCCATAGCAACTTGTTGATGGACCAAGGTGTGTAAGGAAGCTGGAATTTCTGGGTTGTTCCTAGTTCTTGCAGCTCCttgataatgataatgttTCTGCATTTTTTAAGATAAGAGAGAAGATGAAGTCTCTTGTTTGTGTAACAAAGTTTGTTTTTTCTCATTCCTTTGGGCTTCTGTTGCAAAAGAGTTCATAGGcacttctttcttctttagcAATCTTAGTAGGGAAGGGGTTTTGAGACAAATCAATAGAAAAGTCTTTTTAGCATGGGTTAGGGTcagtttttgaatttcaacaCACAAGAAGTTTCTGAATTTTCTGCAGTTTTTGTGTAGATATCCCCTATCAGGTTTCTGTGGTGGACTTCTGGTCCATTTTGTACTTTACACCATTAATATACTTGCTTTTCtatttcaaataagaaaatggTTAAATTTAATGAGAATTGCtatatagccacaaactcttagTAAAAAGTAATGCGACTTAATAGTACAGGTTGgatgaaaacataaaatataatgaaactAAATCATATGGGTTATAAGGCATTTTCACCCAACCAATACTGATATGCCACATCAATTTGAACCGAATAGTTTGCAGAAAAGTTTGTGCCTCTAGCATTACTTAACTTTAATACTGTGTCTCTTTCTAACCTTGCATAATTGATCTTTTCTTGTCAACAATAAACATagcaattttctaattaacatatttaatttattaattacaacataataagttaaaaggaatAGTGAAAGAAGCAAGGTAAGgcaaattttttcatttttttttaaagagaaaaacaaggtaggggtgggcaaagcCCAAATTGACTTTTTAGCCCCTACCTCCCACAAGATTCGAACTTGGATGGCCAGCCAAAGAAAACTGCTTGAAAACCACTCGGTAAAGTCTCTAGGGGCAGCAAGGTAAGATGCATTGGGAAAGATAAGTCACAAAATAGTGGGACAATATAACATACCATAGATTTTATACCCTTATTTCGGTAGTAATACAAAGTCCCTTGACTATTGAGTACAAAGAACCTCCTCTTCCAATCTCCCCTCAAATTTGAGGAACGCTTTAAGAGATACCCTTGTTTGATTGTCTGGACCTATACGACAAAAAGaactataatattatatttcctAGAAGCACTCAGTAATGCCATAGAAATGATACTAGTTCAAACTAGATATTCATCTCAAAGAGATTTACATGGAGAAAGCATGCAAAAGTCTTAGAAACATTGCTATCACAGCACAAAGAGATTTGCAAACCTAATAACTTACTTCCCCTGTGGCACTAGACCGCATAACTGCTTCTATGTTCTTGTAAGAGACCGTACCACCAACATGAATGCCATCAGCACTTACTGAATGCTCCACGTCAACTGGAACTCCCAAGTTGTCCAACTCTGCTTGGGTCCTAAATTCCTGAATCCGTTTTGCAAGTTTATCTTGTTCAACATTAGCCACTTCTTTGGATTGCTGCGCATAAGTCAACACCTGTAACAGGCAAAGAAAGAAGCTCATTCCAAAACTAGAACAATATCTTCCCAAGGAAAGATAAGTTTATGTTGAGATCAAgctgataaaataattttgtaaattgattAATACAAATGCATACAAAGACACATCTGTGCATGACTCATAGTTTGTTCAAGGCATCAGTTTCTCACTACACAGGCTGATTGTTGCATCATATAACTCAATCCCAAACTTCTAAATcgttttgaaattaaatggagtttccaaaaattaagggtgcgtttagtattgttttttatatagtgttttttattttgttttatagaaCAAGAATGATtagtttttgataaaaataaaaacatgtttgGTAGCTCATTTTTAAACTAATGTCTGAAAATGAAAACTGTAAAAATATGTTCGGTTGTTTGtctggaaaaataaaaataataaggtCTTATTTGGtatatatttaaagaaattatatttcaataattacattataatatatatatatatatatatatataatattttaatatgttttcaaaataaaaatttagtcaaaatttaaGAAGAATATCATCCgttgattttgtaaatttctaagctttgaaagaaattaattttgtatttaaatgatttatgagaattttaaaaattatttgttgattgttacatttatttattttaattatgctaaatttatttttcaataatatatgcatagtatttttttatcacagatatgttatattaaaataaattatttatctaaCAAATATGTGGGACCTACAAGattttagtaataattattacatTCGAACTGTGGGACCCATGATGGCAGAAAACAAAAAGCTAGAGAACGCCAATTTGGCGTTCTCCACACCTACAAAGAAAAAGTGGAAACCAAAAagtttttgatttttatattttttgtttatgttttaaaaatgcATCCACCAAACaagttttacatttttatgttttcataaaacaaaaaatgactAGTCAAAAACGataccaaacacaccctaaaCTAGCATTAAAtctttatcttcattttccaacTTTGTGCAACATCCAATAAAAAAtggttaatgaaaattttttcaaatcacCATATGAGTTCCGTAAACCGATTTCCAGTTCTAGAGTTTGTATATTCTATGCTAGTATTTCTTGAAACCTCCAGTTGTTTCCATTTGACCACTAATTGAACTGAACTGAACTTTGTTTATCTACAAAAATCTTAACATCTACAGACACCCATGTTGTGCTTAAAGGTCATACACTAAGCCCAGACTGCAGTATCCTGAAGACCAACATAGAACCAGCCACATCTTACGAACGCTACCCAATGTAacatttaattcaaaagtTTTGAATTCATCCATTGACACAACTGTAGCATCTTTAGTGTTAGAAAGTTATATGCAAACGATTGCAAAGACAGTTGACATGGTAATGATGGCCGAAAACCTTTATAGAAACTTGAAAATTCAGAACTGACATTGAGCAAAGGAGCAAGTCTATTTTAGATTGAAATTTGAGTTGGTTAGACAAAGCAAGCATCCTATTTAGCGGGGGAAGATTAAAAGCAAAGGTTCCCACCCTATCT contains these protein-coding regions:
- the LOC102617000 gene encoding ADP-ribosylation factor GTPase-activating protein AGD4-like isoform X2 produces the protein MQVSALTNIEAKKKYEFLESISAIMDVHLRYFKLGFDLLSKIEPYVHQVLTYAQQSKEVANVEQDKLAKRIQEFRTQAELDNLGVPVDVEHSVSADGIHVGGTVSYKNIEAVMRSSATGEVQTIKQGYLLKRSSNLRGDWKRRFFVLNSQGTLYYYRNKGIKSMGSHHHYAGSADHNGGVFSRFRSRHYRSSSFNEDSLNCRTVDLRTSAIKMDAEDTDLRLCFRIISPVKTFTLQAETEADRMDWTSKITGVIASLLNSDLLQQLRPSAKHIDGNDPFSTRDVPSLSSHCSLEDEVKANKSDSVSAILRQIPGNDLCAECSAPDPDWASLNLGILLCIECSGVHRNLGVHISKVRSLTLDVKVWESTILDLFGSLGNAYCNSIWEGLLLLKDREVDKSNTTIPSVRKPCSKDVFHYKEQYIHAKYVEKLLVIRDTSDAKSRTTSIWEAVKTQNLQEVYHLIVTSDANIINTTFDDVVGVDSYHHVDNTQYSEIDFHKVKKEENNGPAGCQRIKDSNDPGNCLQGGSLLHLACQCGNLVMLELLIQFGADINMRDFHGRTPLHHCISSKNYTFAKFLLRRGARPSIKDGGGLSSLERAMEMGAITDEELFILLAES
- the LOC102617000 gene encoding ADP-ribosylation factor GTPase-activating protein AGD4-like isoform X1, which codes for MSAFIKLEDSPMFQKQLFSMEESAEELKDRCQRLYKGCKKFTEALGVACSGDSAFADALEAFGGGHDDPVSVSIGGPVISKFISAFRELATYKELLRSQVEHVLINRLTEFLTVDLHDAKESRRRFDKSIHAYDQAREKFVSLKKNTRDDIVAELEEDLQNSKSAFEKSRFNLVSALTNIEAKKKYEFLESISAIMDVHLRYFKLGFDLLSKIEPYVHQVLTYAQQSKEVANVEQDKLAKRIQEFRTQAELDNLGVPVDVEHSVSADGIHVGGTVSYKNIEAVMRSSATGEVQTIKQGYLLKRSSNLRGDWKRRFFVLNSQGTLYYYRNKGIKSMGSHHHYAGSADHNGGVFSRFRSRHYRSSSFNEDSLNCRTVDLRTSAIKMDAEDTDLRLCFRIISPVKTFTLQAETEADRMDWTSKITGVIASLLNSDLLQQLRPSAKHIDGNDPFSTRDVPSLSSHCSLEDEVKANKSDSVSAILRQIPGNDLCAECSAPDPDWASLNLGILLCIECSGVHRNLGVHISKVRSLTLDVKVWESTILDLFGSLGNAYCNSIWEGLLLLKDREVDKSNTTIPSVRKPCSKDVFHYKEQYIHAKYVEKLLVIRDTSDAKSRTTSIWEAVKTQNLQEVYHLIVTSDANIINTTFDDVVGVDSYHHVDNTQYSEIDFHKVKKEENNGPAGCQRIKDSNDPGNCLQGGSLLHLACQCGNLVMLELLIQFGADINMRDFHGRTPLHHCISSKNYTFAKFLLRRGARPSIKDGGGLSSLERAMEMGAITDEELFILLAES